From a single Vanacampus margaritifer isolate UIUO_Vmar chromosome 15, RoL_Vmar_1.0, whole genome shotgun sequence genomic region:
- the fis1 gene encoding mitochondrial fission 1 protein — MEAVLSDVVAPEDLLKFEKKYNNELAKGAVSNDTKFEYAWCLIRSKYTDDIKKGIALLEELVQKASKDDTRHFYFYLAVANYRLKEYEEALKYIRILLKNEPGNKQALELQGLIDKALKKDGLVGMAIVGGIGLGVAGLAGLIGLAVAKRGPKF, encoded by the exons ATGGAGGCTGTGTTGAGCGACGTTGTGGCTCCCGAAGACCTGCTA AAATTTGAGAAGAAATACAACAATGAGCTGGCAAAGGGAGCCGTTTCCAACGACACCAAGTTTGAATACGCCTGGTGTCTTATCAGGAGCAAATACACTGATGATATCAAGAAAGGAATTGCGTTGTTGGAGG AACTTGTCCAGAAAGCCTCAAAGGATGACACGCGTCACTTCTACTTCTACCTTGCTGTGGCCAACTATAGACTGAAG GAGTACGAAGAAGCTCTGAAGTACATTCGCATCCTCCTAAAGAACGAGCCCGGCAACAAACAGGCCCTGGAGTTGCAGGGGCTCATTGACAAGGCTTTGAAAAAAG ATGGCTTGGTCGGCATGGCGATCGTAGGGGGAATCGGTCTGGGCGTGGCCGGCTTAGCCGGGCTCATCGGTCTGGCGGTGGCCAAGCGTGGCCCCAAATTTTAA